A DNA window from Actinomycetota bacterium contains the following coding sequences:
- the rplQ gene encoding 50S ribosomal protein L17, translating into MRHRKKTKKFGANATHREAILRNLAAEIFKHERIKTTQLRAKQVCPLVDKIVTLAKRGDIQARRQALAIVQDKELVHKIFSEIAPRFKERQGGYTRILKLGHRQGDAAPMVLVELV; encoded by the coding sequence ATGAGACACCGGAAGAAGACCAAAAAGTTCGGTGCAAATGCCACTCATAGAGAAGCAATTTTAAGAAACCTGGCGGCGGAGATTTTTAAACACGAGAGAATCAAGACCACTCAATTGCGCGCCAAACAGGTCTGTCCCTTGGTTGACAAGATTGTTACCTTGGCTAAGAGGGGCGACATCCAAGCGCGCCGACAGGCGCTTGCCATCGTCCAAGATAAAGAGCTCGTTCATAAAATCTTCTCCGAGATAGCTCCCCGCTTCAAAGAGCGGCAAGGTGGTTATACGCGTATTCTCAAATTGGGTCACCGTCAAGGGGATGCTGCGCCCATGGTCTTAGTGGAATTAGTATAA